One Gammaproteobacteria bacterium genomic window carries:
- a CDS encoding nucleotidyltransferase family protein: MKALLLAAGRGERMRPLTDAVPKPLLEAGGHSLIEFHLHALARSGITDIVINHAHLGAQIESRLGDGARYGVRIVYSPEGARGLETGGGIYHALPLLGPGPFLVVNADIWTEYPFARLPQAPRALAHLVLVPNPDHHTAGDFTLDDGRVGNGSEARYTFSGIGLYRPELFDSCRPGAFPLAPLLRAAAARGAVSGELYTGGWMDIGTPERLAALDRHLRTRTSASS; this comes from the coding sequence ATGAAGGCGCTGCTCCTCGCCGCGGGGCGTGGCGAGCGCATGCGCCCCCTCACCGACGCGGTCCCGAAACCGCTGCTCGAAGCGGGCGGCCACAGCCTGATCGAATTCCACCTGCACGCGCTGGCGCGTTCCGGCATCACCGACATCGTCATCAACCACGCGCATCTCGGCGCGCAGATCGAATCCCGCCTCGGCGACGGCGCGCGCTACGGTGTGCGCATCGTGTATTCGCCCGAAGGGGCGCGCGGACTGGAGACCGGGGGCGGTATCTACCACGCCCTGCCGCTGCTCGGCCCCGGGCCGTTCCTCGTGGTGAACGCCGACATCTGGACCGAGTATCCGTTCGCGCGCCTGCCACAGGCGCCGCGCGCACTGGCGCATCTCGTGCTGGTGCCCAATCCCGACCATCATACTGCGGGGGATTTCACCCTCGACGATGGCCGCGTCGGCAACGGGTCGGAGGCGCGCTACACCTTCAGCGGCATCGGACTGTACCGGCCCGAGTTGTTTGATTCATGCAGGCCCGGGGCATTCCCACTCGCGCCGCTGCTGCGCGCGGCGGCCGCGCGCGGCGCGGTCAGCGGCGAACTGTACACAGGCGGCTGGATGGATATCGGTACACCGGAACGCCTGGCCGCGCTCGATCGGCATCTGCGCACGCGGACATCGGCTTCTTCCTAG
- a CDS encoding NAD(P)-dependent glycerol-3-phosphate dehydrogenase, protein MAEDNAAPILVIGAGSWGTALAILLAGNGNPVLLWGNDAVQLAELARRRRNDAFLPGIPFPDRLEIAPDCAAALARARDVLIAAPSAAFRSVIQMVKQHRPEDVRLAWGTKGLEPGRGRLLHELIGDEFPARPPLAVISGPTFAAEVARGLPTAVTVAANDAVFAASLSRRLHNEYFRVYTSTDIVGVEIGGAVKNVLAIAAGIADGLGFGANTRAALVTRGLTEIMRLGVALGGRRETFMGLAGLGDLVLTCTDDQSRNRRLGLALGRGRTLAQAGAEIGQVIEGVETAREVAVLARAQGIEMPIVTEVYRVLHEGKDPHAAVKALFGREQKAENFA, encoded by the coding sequence ATGGCCGAGGACAACGCCGCCCCAATCCTCGTGATCGGCGCCGGATCGTGGGGGACGGCGCTCGCCATCCTGCTGGCCGGTAACGGCAACCCGGTGCTGCTCTGGGGCAATGATGCGGTGCAGCTCGCGGAACTGGCACGCCGCCGCCGGAACGATGCCTTTCTCCCCGGCATCCCCTTTCCGGACCGTCTCGAGATCGCACCCGACTGCGCCGCGGCGCTGGCGCGCGCGCGGGACGTGCTCATCGCCGCGCCCAGTGCCGCATTCCGGTCCGTAATACAGATGGTGAAACAGCACCGGCCGGAGGATGTGCGTCTGGCGTGGGGGACCAAGGGCCTCGAGCCCGGCCGCGGCCGGCTGCTGCACGAGCTGATCGGCGACGAATTTCCCGCCCGGCCTCCGCTCGCGGTGATCTCGGGTCCGACCTTCGCTGCGGAGGTAGCGCGCGGCCTGCCGACGGCCGTGACCGTGGCGGCGAACGATGCGGTATTCGCCGCCTCGCTCAGCCGCCGGCTCCATAACGAGTATTTCCGTGTCTACACCTCCACCGACATCGTCGGGGTCGAGATCGGCGGCGCGGTCAAGAACGTGCTGGCAATCGCAGCCGGCATCGCCGATGGACTCGGCTTCGGCGCCAACACGCGCGCGGCGCTGGTGACGCGCGGACTCACCGAGATCATGCGCCTCGGGGTCGCGCTGGGTGGCCGCCGCGAAACCTTCATGGGTCTCGCCGGCCTCGGCGACCTGGTGCTCACCTGTACCGATGACCAGTCGCGCAACCGCCGTCTCGGGCTCGCGCTCGGGCGCGGCCGGACCCTCGCACAGGCGGGCGCCGAGATCGGCCAGGTGATCGAGGGTGTCGAGACCGCGCGCGAGGTCGCCGTGCTCGCGCGCGCGCAGGGGATCGAAATGCCCATCGTCACCGAGGTGTACCGTGTGCTGCATGAGGGCAAGGACCCGCATGCAGCCGTTAAGGCCCTGTTCGGACGTGAGCAGAAGGCGGAAAATTTCGCCTGA
- the secB gene encoding protein-export chaperone SecB: protein MSDANPKQFAIKKIYTKDISFETPNSPQIFQDEKKWAPEVDVSLSNRSAAVGEDIYETILSITVTSKLDEKVAYLVEVHQAGQFFIKGLQEEELRELLGSYCPNLLFPFVREAVSSLVVKGGFPQLLLAPVNFELLYAQHMKAVQVQQQKTAQPQSGH, encoded by the coding sequence ATGTCGGATGCAAACCCCAAGCAGTTCGCCATCAAAAAGATCTACACCAAGGACATCTCCTTCGAGACCCCGAATTCCCCGCAGATATTTCAGGACGAGAAGAAATGGGCGCCCGAGGTTGACGTCAGCCTGAGCAACCGGAGCGCCGCGGTCGGCGAGGACATCTATGAAACCATCCTGTCGATCACCGTCACCTCCAAGCTCGACGAAAAGGTCGCCTATCTGGTCGAGGTGCACCAGGCCGGCCAGTTCTTTATCAAGGGCCTGCAGGAGGAAGAGCTGCGCGAACTGCTGGGCAGCTACTGCCCCAATCTGCTGTTTCCCTTCGTCCGCGAAGCGGTCTCCAGCCTGGTGGTCAAGGGCGGTTTCCCGCAGCTGCTGCTGGCGCCGGTGAATTTCGAGCTGCTGTACGCGCAGCACATGAAGGCCGTGCAGGTACAGCAGCAGAAGACCGCGCAGCCCCAGTCCGGGCACTGA
- a CDS encoding rhodanese-like domain-containing protein — MDQIGDFILNHWLLFLSLVIILSLLAASVTKDRLLGFKEIKPAEAVEMINHQNAAVLDVREPAEFSAGHILNSVNVPLAALEDRIGELEAWRGRPVIVYCRTGSRAARASALLRKKDFATVVKLSGGILAWESAGLPLNRA, encoded by the coding sequence ATGGATCAGATAGGCGACTTTATCCTCAACCACTGGCTGCTGTTTCTCTCGCTCGTGATCATCCTGTCCCTGCTGGCGGCGAGCGTCACGAAGGACCGCCTGCTCGGTTTCAAGGAGATCAAGCCGGCCGAGGCCGTCGAGATGATCAATCACCAGAACGCGGCCGTGCTGGACGTGCGGGAACCCGCGGAGTTTTCCGCCGGCCATATCCTCAACTCCGTCAATGTACCGCTGGCCGCGCTGGAGGACCGTATCGGTGAACTCGAGGCATGGCGCGGCCGGCCGGTCATCGTGTACTGCCGCACCGGTTCGCGCGCCGCGCGCGCCAGTGCGCTGTTGCGCAAAAAGGACTTCGCCACCGTCGTCAAGCTCTCCGGCGGCATTCTGGCCTGGGAGAGCGCCGGTCTGCCCTTGAACCGGGCCTAG
- a CDS encoding 2,3-bisphosphoglycerate-independent phosphoglycerate mutase, which produces MNAHTKRPRPLALIILDGWGYSEDPHDNAIHAARKPNWDRLWRDYPHGLIQGSGNYVGLPADQMGNSEVGHLNMGAGRVVYQEITRIDRAISTGEFRANPVINAALARAADTGRTVHILGLLSPGGVHSHQEHLYAMIRLAVERVGARVCLHAFLDGRDTPPKSADAYLEAVERVFDAAGGGRVASIVGRYYAMDRDRRWERTQQAYDLIAAGRAGYSSESARQALEQAYARGEADEFVKPTLVVPRGGQPARVEDGDVILFMNFRSDRARQLTRAFCDPGFDGFERAVRPRLGEFVTLTEYSKDFDVPVAFPASSISNSFGEYVAGLGLCQLRIAETEKYAHVTFFFNGGEEREFPGEERILVPSPKVATYDLKPEMSAGEVTDRLVAAIESGRFDVIVCNYANADMVGHTGNLPAAVRAIETIDGCLGQVYDALRKAGGEMIVTADHGNAERMSDESTGQAHTAHTSNPVPFIYVGRPARIVHEGALSDIAPTMLYLMGIQPPAEMSGRTMVELAAP; this is translated from the coding sequence ATGAACGCACACACGAAACGCCCCCGGCCACTGGCCCTGATCATTCTCGACGGCTGGGGTTACAGCGAGGATCCGCACGACAACGCCATCCACGCCGCGCGCAAGCCCAACTGGGATCGCCTGTGGCGGGACTATCCGCACGGACTGATCCAGGGTTCCGGCAACTACGTGGGTCTGCCCGCCGACCAGATGGGCAACTCCGAAGTCGGCCACCTCAACATGGGCGCCGGCCGGGTGGTGTACCAGGAGATCACGCGCATCGATCGCGCGATTTCCACCGGCGAATTCCGGGCCAACCCGGTGATCAATGCCGCACTCGCCAGGGCCGCAGATACCGGCCGTACGGTACACATCCTCGGACTGCTGTCACCCGGCGGTGTACACAGCCATCAGGAGCACCTGTACGCAATGATCCGCCTGGCGGTCGAGCGCGTGGGCGCGCGGGTCTGCCTGCACGCCTTCCTTGACGGCCGCGATACTCCGCCGAAAAGCGCAGACGCCTATCTGGAGGCGGTCGAGCGGGTATTCGACGCCGCCGGTGGCGGGCGCGTGGCCTCGATCGTCGGGCGCTATTACGCGATGGACCGCGACCGGCGCTGGGAGCGTACGCAACAGGCCTACGACCTGATCGCCGCGGGCCGCGCCGGGTACAGTTCCGAGTCGGCGCGCCAGGCGCTGGAACAGGCTTACGCGCGCGGCGAAGCCGACGAATTCGTCAAGCCCACGCTGGTGGTGCCGCGCGGCGGGCAGCCGGCGCGGGTCGAGGACGGCGACGTCATCCTGTTCATGAATTTCCGCTCCGACCGCGCGCGCCAGCTTACGCGCGCCTTCTGCGACCCGGGCTTCGACGGTTTCGAGCGTGCGGTGCGGCCGCGCCTGGGCGAGTTTGTCACCCTCACCGAGTACAGCAAGGATTTCGACGTCCCGGTCGCCTTTCCCGCCTCGTCCATCAGCAACAGTTTCGGAGAGTACGTCGCCGGGCTCGGGCTGTGCCAGCTGCGCATCGCGGAGACCGAGAAATACGCCCACGTCACCTTCTTCTTCAACGGCGGGGAGGAGCGCGAGTTTCCGGGCGAAGAGCGCATCCTGGTGCCCTCGCCGAAGGTGGCCACCTATGACCTGAAGCCCGAGATGAGCGCGGGCGAGGTTACCGACAGGCTGGTCGCCGCCATCGAGAGCGGGCGCTTCGACGTCATCGTCTGCAACTATGCCAACGCCGACATGGTCGGGCACACGGGCAACCTCCCCGCCGCGGTGCGCGCGATCGAGACCATCGACGGCTGTCTCGGACAGGTGTACGACGCCCTGCGCAAGGCCGGCGGCGAGATGATCGTGACCGCAGATCACGGCAACGCCGAGCGCATGAGCGACGAGTCCACCGGCCAGGCGCATACGGCGCATACCTCCAATCCGGTGCCGTTCATCTACGTCGGCCGTCCGGCGCGCATCGTGCACGAAGGGGCGCTGTCCGATATCGCGCCCACCATGCTCTACCTGATGGGCATACAACCGCCCGCCGAGATGAGCGGCCGCACCATGGTGGAACTCGCAGCGCCTTGA
- a CDS encoding peptidoglycan DD-metalloendopeptidase family protein, with the protein MRTPSVAATSSAGTPRPACHRRRTPVSALCALMVLLLCGTSPVSVVAPVSAGAAAGTEEKDKADKLEALRRTIRELRTSLDKARGRHAELRTQLRSAEVTIGSLSQSLKKLDKELKQKSAELRGLRARRDEAAAALEQQRRVLAQQILAGYAMGREGHLKIILSQQEPAAIGRMLTYYDYFNRARAARIEEIDRRLAEIGVLEHAIAQQAETLEQLHGEQSRQLQALRDSRSSRRQVLAKLGGEIKTKQQKLETLLQDERNLSELLIKLRRALAEIPADSPPGPGDAAPFASHKGKLSWPARGKITTRYGSARQMGSLTWRGVVIGAEEGGEVKAIYRGRIAFADWLRGFGLLIIVDHGDGYMSLYGHNQSLAKGVGDWVERGETIAAVGNSGGQDSAGLYFEIRHNGVPDNPLRWCRADTR; encoded by the coding sequence ATGCGCACGCCTTCAGTCGCCGCCACATCCTCCGCAGGCACGCCCCGTCCCGCTTGTCACCGCCGGCGCACGCCGGTCTCCGCGCTGTGCGCGTTGATGGTGCTGCTGTTGTGCGGCACGTCGCCTGTGTCCGTCGTGGCGCCGGTTTCCGCCGGAGCGGCGGCCGGGACGGAGGAAAAGGACAAGGCCGACAAGCTGGAGGCATTGCGGCGGACGATCCGGGAACTGCGCACCTCGCTCGACAAGGCGCGCGGCCGGCATGCTGAACTGCGTACCCAGCTGCGCTCCGCCGAGGTGACCATCGGGAGTCTCAGCCAGTCGCTCAAAAAGCTGGACAAGGAGCTGAAGCAGAAGAGCGCGGAACTGCGCGGCCTGCGCGCCCGCCGCGACGAGGCGGCCGCAGCGCTCGAGCAGCAGCGCAGGGTCCTGGCGCAGCAGATCCTCGCCGGCTACGCGATGGGACGGGAAGGACACCTGAAGATCATCCTCAGCCAGCAGGAACCGGCCGCCATCGGCCGCATGCTGACCTATTACGACTATTTCAACCGCGCGCGCGCGGCCCGCATCGAGGAGATCGACCGCAGGCTCGCCGAGATCGGCGTGCTCGAGCATGCCATCGCCCAGCAGGCGGAAACGCTGGAGCAGCTGCACGGCGAGCAGTCCCGGCAGCTCCAGGCCCTGCGTGACTCGCGCAGCTCGCGCCGCCAGGTCCTGGCCAAGCTCGGCGGCGAGATCAAGACCAAGCAACAGAAGCTCGAGACCCTGCTGCAGGACGAGCGCAACCTGTCGGAGCTGCTCATCAAGCTGCGCCGGGCGCTGGCGGAGATCCCGGCGGACAGTCCTCCCGGCCCGGGCGACGCCGCGCCCTTCGCCAGCCACAAGGGCAAGCTGTCCTGGCCTGCGCGCGGCAAGATCACCACGCGCTACGGCTCCGCGCGCCAGATGGGTTCGCTGACCTGGCGCGGCGTCGTGATCGGCGCCGAGGAGGGGGGCGAGGTCAAGGCCATCTATCGCGGGCGCATCGCGTTCGCCGACTGGCTGCGCGGCTTCGGACTGCTCATCATCGTCGACCACGGCGACGGCTACATGAGCCTGTACGGGCACAACCAGAGCCTCGCCAAGGGCGTCGGCGACTGGGTCGAGCGCGGGGAAACGATCGCGGCGGTGGGCAACAGCGGCGGCCAGGATTCGGCCGGACTCTATTTTGAAATCCGCCACAACGGTGTGCCGGACAACCCTTTGCGCTGGTGCCGTGCCGATACCCGTTGA
- a CDS encoding S41 family peptidase — protein MKVEARYVLILAIGLILGVSLTIGHGVFAEREAPAPLPLKELRTFTDVFANIKNNYVEPVDDKELIDNAVRGMLGGLDPHSAYLDAESYEELQVGTTGEFGGLGIEVGMENGFVKVIAPIDDTPAERAGVEAGDLIIRLDDTPVKGMSLKEAVDMMRGKPDTSITLTIVREGHDKPIKAVITRAVIKVKSVKSRMLAPGFGYLRITQFQSATGETLVEAVASLKKDNQGPLKGLVLDLRNNPGGVLNAAVDVSDAFLDKGLVVYTEGRTEDSRVEFPATPGDLLNGAPIVVLVNVGSASASEIVAGALQDHKRAIIMGDKTFGKGSVQTVLPMSDGSALKLTTARYYTPSGRSIQAEGIVPDIQLENVRLAAVEEPEFAAIKEADLSRHLVNGDDTKSEESAPVTPAAEPAGEQKKESLANEDYQLYEALNLLKGLTILKHAQ, from the coding sequence ATGAAAGTCGAAGCGCGTTACGTGCTGATCCTGGCCATCGGGTTGATACTGGGCGTGTCGCTCACCATCGGCCATGGCGTGTTCGCGGAGCGCGAGGCGCCCGCGCCGCTGCCGCTCAAGGAGCTGCGCACGTTCACCGACGTGTTCGCCAACATCAAGAACAACTACGTCGAGCCCGTCGACGACAAGGAACTGATCGACAACGCGGTGCGCGGCATGCTGGGCGGACTGGACCCGCACTCCGCCTACCTCGACGCCGAATCCTACGAGGAGCTCCAGGTCGGCACCACCGGCGAGTTCGGCGGCCTCGGCATCGAGGTCGGCATGGAGAACGGATTCGTCAAGGTCATCGCGCCGATCGACGACACTCCGGCGGAGCGCGCCGGCGTCGAGGCCGGCGACCTGATCATCCGTCTCGACGACACCCCGGTGAAGGGCATGAGCCTCAAGGAAGCGGTCGACATGATGCGCGGCAAGCCGGACACGTCGATCACGCTCACCATCGTGCGCGAAGGGCACGACAAGCCGATCAAGGCCGTCATCACGCGCGCCGTCATAAAGGTGAAGAGCGTGAAGAGCCGGATGCTGGCGCCCGGTTTCGGCTATCTCCGCATCACCCAGTTCCAGTCCGCCACCGGCGAGACCCTGGTCGAGGCCGTCGCCAGCCTGAAGAAGGACAATCAAGGACCCCTCAAGGGCCTCGTGCTCGATCTGCGCAACAACCCCGGCGGCGTGCTCAACGCCGCCGTGGACGTGTCTGACGCATTCCTGGACAAGGGGCTGGTGGTCTACACCGAGGGGCGCACCGAGGATTCGCGGGTGGAATTCCCCGCCACGCCCGGCGACCTGCTCAACGGCGCCCCGATCGTGGTGCTGGTGAACGTGGGTTCCGCCTCGGCCAGCGAGATCGTGGCCGGCGCGCTGCAGGACCACAAGCGGGCGATCATCATGGGCGACAAGACCTTCGGCAAGGGCTCGGTGCAGACCGTGCTGCCGATGAGCGATGGCAGCGCCCTCAAGCTCACGACTGCGCGTTACTATACGCCGTCCGGCCGTTCGATCCAGGCCGAGGGCATCGTGCCCGACATCCAGCTCGAGAACGTCAGGCTCGCGGCGGTGGAGGAACCCGAGTTCGCGGCCATCAAGGAGGCCGACCTGAGCCGTCACCTGGTCAACGGCGACGACACGAAATCGGAGGAGTCCGCTCCCGTGACGCCGGCGGCGGAGCCCGCAGGCGAGCAGAAGAAGGAAAGCCTCGCCAATGAGGACTACCAGCTTTACGAGGCGCTTAACCTGCTCAAGGGCCTGACCATCCTCAAGCATGCCCAATAA
- a CDS encoding divergent polysaccharide deacetylase family protein, with the protein MKPATLIAATFLFPFACLIGGAAADEAPRRPPAVSIIIDDLGNRLGAGMRTVELPGAVTCSFLPNTPHARRLATQAHEAGKEIMLHLPMQAIEAPLHDDGGLVATMTRREFLRTVRRDLLAVPHVSGVNNHMGSLLTQFRGHMEWLMEELRHYEGLYFVDSFTSLLSVAHKVAAEQRVPTVRRDVFLDDVVDEAAIARQFDQLIAVAQRKGTAVAIGHPHPQTLAFLEANLGRLREAGIELLPVSQLIRYRRFLDEEGRTVLASRNLSPAADAEYPARLISNAN; encoded by the coding sequence TTGAAACCCGCCACCTTAATCGCCGCTACCTTCCTGTTCCCGTTCGCCTGCCTCATCGGCGGGGCGGCGGCGGACGAGGCCCCCCGCCGCCCCCCTGCGGTGAGCATCATCATCGACGACCTGGGTAACCGCCTGGGTGCCGGCATGCGCACCGTGGAACTGCCCGGCGCCGTAACCTGTTCCTTTCTGCCCAACACCCCGCACGCACGGCGCCTCGCGACACAGGCGCACGAGGCCGGCAAGGAGATCATGCTGCATCTGCCGATGCAGGCGATCGAGGCCCCGCTGCACGACGATGGCGGTCTGGTGGCGACGATGACGCGGCGCGAATTCCTGCGCACGGTGCGCCGCGATCTGCTCGCCGTGCCTCATGTCAGCGGGGTCAACAATCACATGGGCAGCCTGCTGACCCAGTTCCGCGGCCACATGGAATGGCTGATGGAGGAGCTGCGTCACTACGAAGGCCTGTACTTCGTCGACAGCTTCACCTCGCTGCTGAGCGTGGCGCACAAGGTGGCGGCCGAGCAAAGGGTGCCGACCGTGCGGCGCGACGTCTTTCTCGACGACGTGGTGGACGAGGCCGCCATCGCGCGACAATTCGACCAGCTGATCGCCGTGGCGCAGCGCAAGGGCACGGCGGTCGCCATCGGTCATCCGCATCCGCAGACGCTGGCCTTCCTGGAGGCGAACCTCGGGCGCCTGCGCGAGGCCGGCATCGAACTGCTGCCGGTTTCCCAGCTTATCCGCTACCGCCGTTTTCTGGATGAGGAGGGGCGCACGGTGCTTGCATCGAGAAACCTGTCGCCCGCGGCCGACGCCGAATATCCGGCGCGTCTGATCAGCAACGCCAACTGA
- a CDS encoding DJ-1/PfpI family protein has protein sequence MASVLVPLAQGCEELEAVTVIDLLRRAGIEVVTAGLDDGPVRASRGTRLLPDTTLDEAGRRDYDMIVLPGGLPGADHLRDDARVIALLQRMAAAGKYIAAICAAPKVLAAAGLLDGRRATAYPGTLDGLDVPRLELLQEAVVRDGHVITSRGPGTALDFALQLIEILAGRETRDRVEAGLQRVG, from the coding sequence ATGGCGAGCGTTCTGGTTCCGCTGGCGCAGGGCTGCGAGGAACTCGAGGCCGTAACGGTCATCGATCTGCTGCGCCGCGCCGGCATCGAGGTGGTCACCGCCGGCCTGGACGATGGCCCCGTGCGCGCGAGCCGCGGCACCCGCCTGCTTCCGGACACGACGCTGGACGAGGCGGGACGGCGCGACTACGACATGATCGTGCTGCCGGGCGGCCTGCCCGGCGCAGACCACCTGCGTGACGACGCGCGCGTCATCGCCCTGCTGCAGCGCATGGCCGCCGCGGGGAAATATATCGCTGCCATCTGTGCCGCGCCCAAGGTGCTCGCGGCCGCGGGCCTGCTCGACGGCCGCCGCGCCACCGCATACCCGGGCACGCTGGACGGACTGGATGTCCCGCGGCTTGAATTGTTGCAAGAAGCGGTGGTGCGCGACGGGCACGTCATCACCTCGCGCGGTCCGGGTACCGCACTGGATTTTGCGCTGCAGTTGATCGAGATCCTGGCCGGACGCGAGACACGAGACCGGGTCGAGGCGGGCCTGCAGCGGGTCGGTTAA
- a CDS encoding SCP2 sterol-binding domain-containing protein, with protein sequence MSLNTLLTTTVLAPLQAALNRGLRLDPSTLDRLAALSGKAIEVRLRPFDVSFYILPGTAGIELAPALERAPDAVFAGTPLGLLRGALGRGGRRELFGDDLRIEGDTEIGRRLKSILDGIDIDWEEHASHLVGDIAAHKLGNIARSLGRWSRETGAGMADNLDEYLHEEARLVPQRAEVEEFLAAVDLLRTDADRLEQRIARLLRRLDKDRGGEAT encoded by the coding sequence GTGAGCCTGAACACGCTCCTGACCACCACGGTACTCGCCCCGCTGCAGGCGGCGCTCAACCGCGGACTGCGGCTCGATCCGTCCACGCTCGACCGGCTCGCCGCCCTGTCCGGCAAGGCGATCGAGGTTCGCCTGCGCCCGTTCGATGTCAGTTTCTATATCCTGCCGGGGACGGCGGGCATTGAGCTCGCTCCCGCGCTCGAACGCGCACCGGACGCCGTCTTCGCGGGTACGCCGCTCGGCCTGCTGCGCGGCGCGCTGGGTCGCGGCGGACGGCGGGAGCTGTTCGGCGACGACCTGCGCATCGAGGGCGACACCGAAATCGGGCGGCGCCTGAAATCCATCCTCGACGGCATCGATATCGACTGGGAGGAGCACGCCTCGCATCTCGTCGGCGACATCGCCGCGCACAAGCTCGGCAACATCGCGCGCAGCCTGGGCCGCTGGTCGCGCGAGACCGGCGCCGGCATGGCGGACAACCTCGACGAGTATCTGCACGAGGAGGCCCGCCTTGTGCCGCAGCGCGCGGAGGTCGAGGAATTCCTCGCCGCGGTGGACCTCCTGCGCACCGATGCCGACCGCCTGGAACAGCGCATCGCGCGGCTGCTGCGCCGTCTGGATAAAGACCGGGGCGGCGAGGCGACATGA
- the ubiE gene encoding bifunctional demethylmenaquinone methyltransferase/2-methoxy-6-polyprenyl-1,4-benzoquinol methylase UbiE, which translates to MKHPTDKTGHTHFGFAQIPAAEKSGRVRGVFDSVAGRYDLMNDLMSFGVHRLWKRFTIEIAGVRPGQRVLDIAAGTGDLSRQLSARVGADGTVIAADINAAMLGLGRDRLLDRGVAGNIAYVQADAERLPFADNSFDLVIIGFGLRNVTDKAAALASMHRVLRPGGRLLVLEFTRPTLAPVAQLYDQYSFRILPLIGRLVARDEASYRYLAESIRMHPPQDELKSLMEGAGFARCDYLNLTAGVVALHRGYKL; encoded by the coding sequence ATGAAACATCCGACCGACAAGACCGGCCATACCCACTTCGGCTTCGCGCAGATCCCGGCCGCGGAGAAGAGCGGGCGTGTCCGTGGCGTCTTCGACTCCGTCGCCGGGCGCTACGATCTGATGAACGACCTGATGTCGTTCGGCGTGCACCGGCTGTGGAAGCGCTTCACGATCGAGATCGCCGGTGTGCGCCCCGGGCAGCGCGTGCTCGATATCGCCGCCGGCACCGGCGACCTGAGCCGGCAGCTCTCCGCGCGCGTCGGGGCCGACGGCACGGTGATCGCCGCCGACATCAACGCGGCGATGCTGGGGCTCGGACGCGACCGCCTGCTCGACCGCGGCGTGGCGGGCAACATCGCCTATGTGCAGGCCGACGCCGAGCGCCTGCCCTTCGCCGACAACAGCTTCGATCTCGTCATAATCGGTTTCGGCCTGCGCAACGTGACCGACAAGGCGGCCGCGCTGGCCTCCATGCACAGGGTGCTGCGGCCGGGCGGCCGCCTGCTGGTGCTCGAGTTCACGCGTCCGACGCTGGCGCCGGTGGCGCAGCTCTACGACCAGTACTCCTTCAGGATCCTGCCCCTGATCGGCAGGCTGGTGGCCCGTGACGAGGCGAGCTATCGCTATCTGGCCGAATCGATCCGCATGCATCCCCCCCAGGACGAGCTCAAGTCCCTGATGGAGGGCGCAGGTTTCGCGCGCTGCGATTACCTCAATCTCACCGCCGGCGTCGTTGCGCTGCACCGCGGCTACAAGCTCTGA
- a CDS encoding DUF971 domain-containing protein — protein sequence MTQQQPRPSEIRLHQKSRVLAIAFDDGARFELPCELLRVYSPSAEVRGHGPGQEVLQVGKEDVNIKAIEPVGTYAVKLVFDDGHDSGLYSWDLLYRLGARREELWDDYLQRLRQAGHERKASS from the coding sequence ATGACGCAACAGCAGCCCAGGCCGAGCGAGATCCGCCTGCACCAGAAGTCACGCGTGCTCGCGATCGCCTTTGACGACGGCGCCCGCTTCGAGCTGCCCTGCGAACTGCTGCGCGTATACTCCCCCTCCGCCGAGGTGCGCGGGCACGGGCCCGGCCAGGAGGTGCTGCAGGTCGGCAAGGAGGATGTGAACATCAAGGCGATCGAACCGGTGGGCACCTACGCGGTCAAGCTGGTGTTCGACGACGGGCATGACAGCGGACTCTACTCATGGGACCTGCTCTACCGTCTGGGCGCCCGGCGCGAGGAGTTGTGGGACGATTACCTCCAGCGCCTGCGCCAGGCCGGCCATGAACGCAAGGCATCCAGCTAA